The following proteins are co-located in the Primulina tabacum isolate GXHZ01 chromosome 11, ASM2559414v2, whole genome shotgun sequence genome:
- the LOC142517680 gene encoding calcium-dependent protein kinase 26-like has product MGNTCRGSFRSTPLQGYNQPEDQSNSEQNTASNSSDSYSPTVNSQHIVDTQQNHKKDPNLPALTSPRKESVMNRGANNQAYFVLGHKTANIRDLYTLGRKLGQGQFGTTFLCTELSTGIEYACKSISKRKLISREDVEDVRREIQIMHHLAGHKNIVTIIGAYEDPFYVHIVMELCAGGELFDRIIQRGHYSERKAAELTKIVVGVVEACHSLGVMHRDLKPENFLLVNKDDDFSLKAIDFGLSVFFKPGQIFTDVVGSPYYVAPEVLLKNYGPEADVWTAGVILYILLSGVPPFWAENQQGIFDAVLKGHIDFNSDPWPLISESAKDLIRKMLCMRPSDRLTAHEVLCHPWICENGVAPDKSLDPAVLSRLKQFSAMNKLKKMALRVIAESLSEEEIAGLTEMFRAMDTDNSGAITFDELKAGLRKYGSTLKDTEIRDLMDAADVDNSGTIDYGEFIAATIHLNKLEREEHLLAAFQYFDKDGSGYITVDELQQACVEHGMTDVFLEDIIKEVDQDNDGRIDYGEFVAMMTKGNGVGRRTMRNSLNISMRDALGAL; this is encoded by the exons ATGGGCAATACATGCCGTGGGTCTTTCAGAAGCACACCATTACAGGGGTACAACCAGCCCGAAGATCAGTCAAACTCTGAACAGAACACCGCTTCTAACTCTTCTGATAGTTACTCTCCCACCGTGAACTCGCAGCACATTGTTGACACACAACAAAACCACAAAAAGGACCCCAATTTGCCAGCCCTCACCAGTCCCAGGAAAGAGAGTGTCATGAACCGTGGTGCTAATAATCAAGCTTACTTTGTGTTAGGTCACAAGACTGCTAATATCCGAGATCTCTACACACTTGGGCGTAAATTAGGACAAGGCCAGTTTGGCACTACCTTTTTGTGCACTGAGTTGTCGACAGGCATTGAATATGCTTGTAAATCTATATCAAAAAGGAAGCTTATTTCCAGAGAAGATGTTGAAGATGTGAGAAGGGAGATTCAGATCATGCACCATCTGGCTGGTCACAAGAACATAGTCACCATCATAGGGGCATACGAAGACCCCTTTTATGTTCACATTGTGATGGAGCTTTGTGCTGGTGGTGAATTGTTCGACCGTATAATACAAAGGGGGCACTACAGCGAAAGAAAGGCGGCTGAATTGACTAAGATAGTTGTAGGAGTCGTGGAGGCTTGCCATTCACTTGGGGTTATGCATAGAGATCTTAAACCGGAGAACTTTTTGTTGGTCAATAAAGATGATGATTTCTCTCTTAAAGCAATTGATTTTGGTCTATCTGTTTTCTTCAAGCCAG GTCAGATTTTCACCGATGTGGTTGGGAGCCCATACTATGTTGCACCGGAGGTTCTTTTGAAGAATTATGGTCCAGAAGCAGATGTATGGACAGCAGGGGTGATACTATACATATTACTGAGCGGGGTGCCACCATTTTGGGCTG AAAATCAACAGGGTATATTTGATGCGGTTTTAAAGGGACACATAGATTTCAATTCTGACCCTTGGCCATTGATATCTGAAAGTGCTAAGGATCTTATCCGAAAGATGTTATGCATGAGACCTTCAGACCGGTTGACTGCCCATGAAGTATTGT GCCACCCTTGGATATGTGAAAATGGTGTTGCACCTGACAAATCCCTGGATCCAGCCGTACTTTCCCGCCTTAAACAGTTTTCTGCTAtgaataaattgaagaaaatggCTTTGCGG gTGATAGCTGAAAGCTTGTCAGAAGAGGAGATTGCTGGCTTGACAGAGATGTTTAGAGCCATGGACACTGATAATAGTGGTGCAATCACATTTGATGAGCTCAAAGCTGGTTTAAGAAAATATGGATCAACATTAAAAGATACAGAAATTCGTGATCTTATGGATGCA GCTGATGTAGACAATAGTGGAACGATTGACTATGGTGAATTTATAGCAGCAACAATTCATTTGAATAAACTAGAGCGCGAGGAACATCTTTTGGCAGCATTCCAATATTTTGACAAGGATGGGAGTGGTTATATTACAGTTGATGAACTTCAACAAGCTTGTGTTGAGCATGGTATGACAGATGTTTTCCTTGAAGATATTATCAAAGAAGTCGATCAAGACAAC GATGGAAGGATTGATTATGGGGAGTTTGTTGCTATGATGACTAAAGGAAATGGCGTTGGGAGGCGAACTATGCGGAACAGCTTAAATATTAGCATGAGAGATGCCCTGGGAGCTCTTTAA
- the LOC142518307 gene encoding LOW QUALITY PROTEIN: 3-hydroxy-3-methylglutaryl-coenzyme A reductase-like (The sequence of the model RefSeq protein was modified relative to this genomic sequence to represent the inferred CDS: deleted 1 base in 1 codon): MEARRRNIKGGLHQPQILRNDKDSEVVKATDALPLPLYLTNSVFFALFFSVVYYLLLRWREKIRNSTPLHVVTLSEIAAIVTFVASFIYLLGFFGIGFVQSLLIPRASHDDILDEEDFDMRVLKDDSRAAPCGVADHCKISDPQLSPSTPVEDEEIIKSVVEGKTPSYSLESKLGDCRRAAAIRRESLQRTTGKSLAGLPLEGFDYDAILGQCCEMPVGYVQIPVGIAGPLLLDGREYSVPMATTEGCLVASTNRGCKAIHASGGATSVLLRDGMTRAPVVRFGTAKRAAELKFFLEDSHNFEALSLVFNRSSLFARLQSIKCAIAGKNLYIRFSCSTGDAMGMNMVFKGVQNVIDFLGNDFPDMDVIGISGNYCSDKKPAAVNWIEGRGKSVVCEAIIKEDVVKKVLKTDVPSLVELNMLKNLTGSAMAGALGGFNAHASNIVSAVYIATGQDPAQNIESSHCITMMEAVNDGRDLHISVTMPSIEVGTVGGGTQLGSQSACLNLLGVKGASKEAPGSNSRLLATIVAGSVLAGELSLMSAIAAGQLVKSHMKYNRSSKDVSKM, encoded by the exons atggAGGCTCGCCGGCGGAATATCAAGGGTGGCCTTCACCAGCCGCAGATTCTTAGAAATGATAAGGATTCGGAAGTAGTGAAGGCCACCGATGCTCTTCCGCTCCCCTTGTATCTGACCAACAGTGTCTTCTTCGCCCTTTTCTTCTCCGTCGTTTATTATCTGCTTCTCCGATGGCGCGAGAAGATCAGAAACTCCACGCCGCTCCATGTGGTCACCCTCTCCGAGATCGCGGCCATCGTCACGTTCGTAGCCTCCTTCATTTATTTACTGGGATTCTTCGGCATTGGCTTTGTGCAGTCCCTTCTTATTCCTCGCGCTTCCCACGACGACATTTTGGATGAAGAGGATTTTGATATGAGGGTGCTCAAGGATGATTCTCGTGCCGCTCCTTGTGGAGTGGCCGATCATTGCAAGATTAGCGATCCTCAATTGTCTCCTAGTACGCCTGTGGAGGACGAGGAGATAATCAAGTCTGTGGTGGAGGGCAAGACCCCATCATACTCTTTGGAATCCAAGCTGGGCGATTGCCGCCGAGCCGCTGCTATCCGCCGAGAATCCCTGCAGCGCACCACAGGAAAATCCCTGGCGGGGCTGCCTCTCGAAGGCTTTGATTACGATGCCATACTTGGCCAGTGCTGCGAAATGCCTGTGGGTTACGTGCAGATCCCCGTTGGCATCGCTGGGCCGCTCTTGTTGGACGGAAGGGAGTACTCGGTTCCAATGGCCACAACGGAGGGTTGCCTGGTGGCCAGCACCAACCGGGGATGCAAGGCCATCCATGCCTCTGGTGGTGCCACCAGTGTCCTTTTGAGGGATGGCATGACCAGGGCTCCTGTCGTTAGATTCGGCACCGCAAAGCGGGCTGCTGAGTTGAAGTTCTTCCTCGAGGATTCCCACAATTTCGAGGCCTTATCCCTTGTTTTCAATAGATCCAGCCTATTTGCTAGGCTTCAGAGCATCAAGTGTGCAATTGCTGGCAAGAATCTGTACATCAGGTTCTCCTGCAGCACGGGGGATGCCATGGGGATGAACATGGTTTTCAAGGGAGTGCAGAACGTCATAGACTTCCTCGGCAACGACTTCCCAGACATGGATGTTATTGGCATATCTG GAAACTACTGTTCCGACAAGAAACCGGCTGCAGTGAATTGGATCGAAGGCCGGGGCAAGTCAGTTGTTTGTGAGGCTATTATCAAGGAAGATGTAGTGAAGAAGGTTCTCAAGACCGACGTTCCTTCCTTGGTGGAGCTCAATATGCTCAAGAACCTCACTGGTTCTGCCATGGCTGGAGCTCTCGGTGGCTTCAATGCTCATGCCAGCAATATTGTGTCCGCTGTCTACATCGCCACGGGCCAAGATCCTGCCCAGAATATTGAGAGTTCTCACTGCATTACCATGATGGAAGCAGTCAACGATGGAAGG GACCTTCATATCTCTGTTACGATGCCTTCTATTGAG GTTGGCACAGTTGGGGGTGGGACTCAATTGGGGTCTCAGTCGGCCTGCCTGAACCTGCTTGGAGTAAAGGGCGCCAGTAAGGAGGCACCAGGATCAAACTCCAGGTTGCTAGCTACCATTGTAGCTGGTTCAGTTCTTGCTGGCGAGCTGTCTCTCATGTCGGCTATCGCTGCCGGGCAACTCGTCAAGAGCCATATGAAATACAACAGGTCAAGTAAAGATGTGTCCAAGATGTAA